The Lolium perenne isolate Kyuss_39 chromosome 6, Kyuss_2.0, whole genome shotgun sequence genome segment ATCTTGCTTGGAACTCTTCCAGCTCACAGCTCCTCCGTTCATAACAAACACATATCCAGATTGCGAACGAGAATCATCGTAGTCGGTAAGATAACTCGCATCCGTGTAACCCCTTACACTGAGTTCATCATCACCTCCATAAACTAGGAACATATCTTTAGTCCTTCTTAAGTACTTGAAGATTGTTTTCACCGTTGTCCAAAGTGGCATTCGCCAGATCACCCCTGGTATCTACTCACAACACTTTGAGCATAGGAAATATCCGGCCTAGTACAAATCATGGCATACATGGTGGATCCAACTGCCAAGCATAAGGAATCGCACTCATCCCGCTTAGCTCATCGCAGTCGAAGGACACCGAGTCTTGCTAAGCTTAACACCATGGGACATCGGTAAGAACCCCTTCTTAGATGATTCCATGTTGAACCTTTTCAACACTTTGTCCAAATAAGTACTCTGACTCAATCCAATGAGCcgccttgatctatctctatagatcCGTATTCCCAATATGTATGATGCTTCACCCAAGTCTTTCATTGAGAAACTCCTTTCCAATGATTTCTTGGTTTCTTGTAACATCGGGACATCATTTCCAATCagtaatatgtcatccacatataagatCAGAAAGTTCACTTTGCTCCCACTAAACTTCTTGTATACACAAGCATCATGCACATTCTTGATGAAGCCAAACGATTTGACCACATCATCAAAGCGAATGTTCCAACTCCGAGATGCTTGCTTGAACCCATAAATGGATTTCTGAagcttgcatactttgtcagcattagcCGGATCGACAAAACCCTCGGGTTGTATCATATACACATGCTCGGTTAAATTTCCATTAAGGAAAGACgtcttgacatccatctgccatatCTCATAGTCGAAATAGGCTGCTATAGCTAACAAGATCCGAACCGACTTTTGCA includes the following:
- the LOC139832744 gene encoding secreted RxLR effector protein 161-like — encoded protein: MPLWTTVKTIFKYLRRTKDMFLVYGGDDELSVRGYTDASYLTDYDDSRSQSGYVFVMNGGAVSWKSSKQDTVAASTTEAEYIAAFEAAKEAVWIRNFLMDLGVVQARPIR